DNA from Methanobrevibacter thaueri:
CGAACATCCAGTTCTGCGGCTGTGGAAACAGTTCATAAAATTCCCTTGTCCTTGGAGGTTCGTTCATACGGTAATCCTCGCCGTATCCCATTCTCCAGCCCATTGTGATTGCGGAGAATTGTGGGTATACCAGCCATCTTGGTGCAGCGTATTTTCCCTCGTCGCAGTATTCCTTTTCATTCATGATATAACCTCCCAATAATCATTCTATCACCCTTTTCATAGGCGAACTCAATTTGTTCCAGCATCTCGTTGTTTTTCCTAAACCACCCTTCAAATATCTCCTCGGGCGCCCTGTCCTCTGTGGTGAAAAGCGTAATCAATATCTCATCATAGAGTCTTCCCATATAGCATGACTTAACTTTTGTCATGTAAAGGCTGTCAAATCCCTTTTCGCTGAGTTTTGAAATCAAATCGTCAATGATTTCATCGCCGTTCAATGGAGACAGCCTGTCCTGTGTGAACTTGCAGAGCGGAATGTGAAAAACGTACTTCACGTCCAATACGGTCATTTTTATCACGGTTGAATTTAATGGTAGCATCAGTATAGTGATGGCTCCTGTAATAGTATATTGGGTGGAGGTTGTTAATAAATGTTGTTATTATTTTGTGTGTAAATCTTTTGAAAAGCAAATGAAATCCAACGTATATTACACTCCAAAATATTCCATTTAAACACTAGCAGACATTGGCCATAAGACTAATTCCTTTAATGACATGATTACTAAAAATATTAGATGAATATGAGAGTATCAAGTAATTGAATATTTGATTGAATCAGAAAAAGAATTTGAAAATGGAGAAGGAGTTCATTTTCTTCATTAACTCCACTTGATAGAATCTGGAAATGTTTAAATAATGACAGATACATAAATCTTATTTGAAAGATTGGAAGGTAAAAACCTCTTAGAGGTTCAGCCTACAAGTCCTTGTCGCCACAGGTGACGACTTTCCATAATTTATTATGGTCAATTAGGTGGCTGTAGGTTCTTCATTCTTCATATACTCTTTTTATACTTTTATTCTGAATTAAATCAATGAATTCACTATTGTTTCGTTCCACACTTTGAAAAATAGACCATGCTATTATATCAGCCATTTGCAAACCATTGTAATGAATTGAATTAGCATGTTTAATATCAACAGAAGCAGCACGAGTCATAACCTAACTTACCAAAAATCACCTATTCAACACCCATATATAGTCCTGTTGATTTTGCCATATACCTCTGTTTTGAATACTTCCACCCAAAATAATTCAAAAAGTTTTATATACGACCTGAACTCATGGTTAATACCATGACAACCATTATACCAGTAAATCAAAAATGTTCAGTTTGTGGTTACACATCACCACAAAAAGTGTTAGGAAGCACAAATTCCTGGGGATACCCCGACCTTGACTTCAGGCCGGCACCGATGCAGAGGGACACCATGTTCACATGGATAGTCGAATGCCCTAATTGCGGATACGTTGCAGGAAACCTGGAAAACGGATCAGAAATAAGAATTGATTTTGTGAAACGCGAAGGTTACCTAACATGTGACGGCAACGAGTTCATATCCGATGTCGCAAGAAGGTTCTACAGGAGATTCATGATTGAAAGGGAAATCGGCAACGATTATCAATGTTTCCTAAACCTCCATCGCTGCGCATGGTCATGCGACGACAACGAGGATCCTTTGGCCAGAGACATCAGAATGCTTGCAATGGAATATCTTGACAGGATTATTGACCTGGACACCAATGAAAGGGACGCTCTCCTTCTCATTAAGGCAGACTTCCTCAGAAGGACCTCACAGTTCGACAAGGTGATTGAGGAGTTCAAAGACATTACCTTTGATGATGAAAGGTACACTCAAATCATCAGATTCCAGATTTTGAAAGCTAGCGAAAGCGACAGCGACTGTTACACAGGAAAAGAAGTATTTGAGGAATAATTCTCATTTTTACTATTTTTTGAAAATTATAAACGACAGAAAGAGTGAGGTTTCAAAGACCACTACAGGAAATCCAATATTGCTGTTGCTAATCGGATGTGCGGTTGCAATATTTAAACGCGAGAAGTAATTAACATTACTTCTCAATTAAAATCTATTTTGCCTTTTACCGAATTGAAACACAACAACTCAACGTTTTTTGCACCGAAATAACATCCATTATCAAAGGTTATGAAATCAACAGGTTCAGGGCTGAAACATGCAAAATCATGACCGTCCAAAATGATATTCCTATCAGAATCATGAACACCAACTGATTTTAATATGTTCACTATATCAGAATAATTCTTTGTTCTTTGCGGAGTTAATTGCATGAACTCTTTTAAACAATCCTTATTCCCTTTTAAAATCAACACCATATCCATTAGACAGGCATCCACTGAATTTTTTATATCAAAAAATAGAATATTTGATTCAACACCAATATATTCATTCCAAAATGGTTCAATGGAACTTCTAGCATTTTCTAACTCCTTTCCATCATAATGAGATTTAACAAAAGCATACAAATCTGCACAGGAGTATAATTCCTGAGAAGGATTTTCCAAATATTTCTGCAAATCGTGAAAAAAACTTTTAAGATATTCTAATTTTTTGAAGTACATTTGATTAAATTCATTCAATACATTATCTGACCAGAAAAATTCCGAATATCTATTAAATACTTTTTTTGACATTGAATGCAATGAATTAATATGAAATATATAAGCAATAGGCACATTTGTATCACAGAATACTTTAAAAGTCATTTAAATCCCCTGCCAAATTATGTATTATTTTACTTAAAGTATCCTCATCGTACTGATTGCTTGGCTGGGCTAAATGCAAATAATAGAAATCCTGCATTTCACCGGAATACCTTATGAATTCCTCAAATTTTTCATCATAGTGTGAAGGCTCATGAATTTTAACATACAACAAGTCATCAAATGCATCAAACAAATCTGTGAAAAAACTTTCATAATCAATCAATTCATCAGGCCTATCAATCAAACGATAATACATTTCACAAATGGACATGTAAAGGTTTGATTCTTCATGATAGCCTTCTGCATCCAGTTTCCTGGCGAAATCAATATAAGAATCATAAAACTCTTCCTTAAGATTATTGTTGCATTGATTTTTCTTAATCAATGAGAATATTCTCAAAACCAGCTTCTTAAATTTTTCATATGCCTTTTGAGAGGCATTGCTTAATATTATTGGGATAGTCATTTGATCTACTTCATTAATCATTTTTTCAACTCACTTACGTGCGGTGTTAAGTTGGAAATTATATTTTTTCATGAAATGTCGTGTTAAACTTTAATTAATGATATGTATGACTCCAATATAAATATTTATGCTTATAAATCAAAGCAATATTACATATTCATACAATTTTTTCTTTATTAATGGCAAATCAAATTAAAAAAACATAAAAATAAAAATAAAGAAATATAAACTATTTTTTAAACCTTCTAGAATCCAATTTCATGTTCTTGTAGGCCAGGTCGCTGTCAGTCTCTCTCCATTCAAGGCCGGCTTTCAAGACCTTCTTTTTCAATACCTCAAGGGAATGTGACTTCAGCTCTGAGCCCCTGTAGTACCAGAAATCGTCCTTGAAATAGACATTCAAAAAACCAGTGTTATTATTCTTGTCGATTTCCAGTGACCTTTTGGCCAAATCATCATCAAGCTTACTCCATTTCAATCCATAGAGACTTACAAGGACTTCCAGTTCCTTCAGTGTCGGTGCCTTTAACGACTTTTCCCCGAATTGGTATTCCCAGCTCATGTCATCCAGCAGGTATACGTTCATGAACCCTGAAAACTTCATGGTTATAGTTTTGTCGCAATCAGTTAAAAAAATCTTCTAATTCCTTCAGAGCGAAGTATAGCTCATCTCTTTTGAAATGGTTTTCGGAAAGGTAATCGCATATCTCCTTGGATTCGTCCCTAAATCCAAGTTCATTCAGTATGATGGCCTGCTGCAGCTGGAATTTCTTGTCAATGTCAAGATATCCTCTGAATCTGTCATTTACAGGCAAATCGAGTTTGTATTCGCAATACCCCTGGCCAAAATAGGAGAAATCATTTCCTGATTTTTCAAAGCATTTCAGTGCATCACCGTATCTTTCAAGCTGCACAAGTGCGGATGCCTTCTTGTTCAGGAGCTTGGAGAGAATCTTGTCCTTGAACTTTGATGGGTTGGCCAGTGCCCTGTCATATGACTCAACCGCCTTTTCAAACTCTCCCTTGGCGAAGAGCTCGTCGCCCGCATAGATGTTCAGCTTCAGTTTTGGGAAACTGTCCCTCTCCTCATGGGACTTTTCCAAAAGAAGCTTGTAATAATCCCAATCTTCAAGGCTTTCATCGGCCTTAATGGCCCTTTTATAATATCTCAGTGACTTGACGAAGTGCCTTTGGCAGTAAAGCGCATGGGACTTGCCCATCAATGCCTCAGCATAATCTGGATCGTAATATAGAACCTCATCAAAATCATCAATGGCTCTTGGATACTTTTCGCTCGCCAAATGGCTGAAGGCCTCATCCAGAGTGTTCTTGATTTCAATTTCCTTGGTGATATGCTGTCCTAAAAATTCACTGTTGAGATTGTCCTCATCAATCCTTTTGATGAAAGGGTCATCTAAACTCATCCAGCTGGTTGACAATCCGTTGAAGGTGAACCTGACCTTGCCTGCTTCCTTTTCATAATGCAATTCATCGGGAATGTTTGAGAAAGTCATTGATATAATATTTGATGCTACTCAATAAAAAAAGTTATTGTGAATCCCTCTCAAGCTGACAGGTCAGTCCGTAAAACTCACACTCCCCGCAGTTGACGGGATGTCTTGCATAATCGTTTCTGGAGATGCTTTCAACCACCCCTTCAAGATAATTCTCAATGAAATCGCTTTCCCGGAATTCGATCTCATAGAGCTTCGCCTCATCGAGGACATACAATATCAGGTTTTCGACCTCAACGTCCATCCTGTCCTTGAGCGCAAGGGCATAATATCCCAAAAGCTCCATGTAGAACGAATGGTAGTTTCTCATGTTGTCCCTTGTGCGTATGAAGTGAACCAAACTCACACCGTCGCCGTCACGGACAATAAGGTCTATCACGCCATTTATGTCATAGCCCAACACCTCAAGGCTTACCTTGAATGCGGTTTCCACAACATCGAAGTTGCGTCCGTATTCCTTCCAGTATTCGGCGAAATTGTTGAAGAGCTCCCTGATATCCCTCTCACCGGATGCGAAGGAATATGACCTTATCACTTCCGAAACAAGGTATTCTATGCTTTCGCTGTCCCAATCGGTCATGAACCTGTCATTGTGAAGCCTGTTTATTATTACCCTTAGCTTTGAGTCGATGAACTTGTTGATGTTTTTGGGGTTCTTGAACTTGAGGTTGCTTTCAAGGTTATACTTGAGAGGACAGAAGAGATAGTCCTCAAGGACATCCTCAAACTCTATCTGGTTGAAGAGGTTTGTGTCCCTCACCATATGGGAGGTCACCTTCTTCATGTCAATGACATCGGTCGGCTCTATAGTTACCAGGTCATCCTCATAGTCCTTCAGGACCTTTGGAATGAATATTCCTGCCCTTGGAAGAACAACGGAAAGTATAAGCAGTTCCTCGGCACGTGTGTTTGCAACATAGACGACCCTTTCCTCCTCACGGTTGAACTCTTCCGCCTCCTTCTCCTCGCTGACCTTGTACTTGAGGAACCTGTTCGGTGTCGGATAGACGGGAGAGTTGTTGAAGAAATGATCCCTTCTCTGTGACGAAAATGTCAGCGGGAAGCTGCGGTCCTTGATTGATGCGGTGATGACAACGGGATATTCAAGTCCCTTTGCCTTGTGGACAGTCATTATGTGGACCTTCTGTGAGTTGTCCTCCTCCTCATTGATCGGACAGGAGTAGTACTTGAGTGAGCGGTAGAGGTAATTGAAAAGACCGTTGAGGTCGTACTTGCCCATTATGTTTTCATAGTCGGATATTATCTCGGATATCAGTGCAAGGTTCAATGCGGCCTTTTTGGCATCGAAATCCTTTCTGGAGAGCACCTCATCAGAATATCCTGTAATCTTTAAAAGCTCATAGTATATCTGCAGGGAGGTCATTCTAACCTCTTTTAGGGATGATTTGAGCTCGTTTAAATCCTCAAAGAAGTCAAGGTCATGCTCATCGGATATTCCTATTTCCCTCAGCTCCTCACGGCTGTATGAGCTGATGTCAATGCTTCCGACCCTTTTGAATATCTCGTCAAGGACATCATCGGAGTAGTCCCTCACAACGCTCATTATCGAATTCGGATTGGATGACTTGTCGATGGCCTCATAGTTTCCCTTGATGCTGACGACATTGGCATGATATGTGGTTTCTATGTCGTTCAATATGTCCATTGTCTTTGGGGAGAGCTTGAATACCTTGCTTGCCTCATAATACCTGTCGGTGAATGAGGAGAGGTTTATCCATTGGCCTCCATCACCATAATATGCAATGTTAGTTGGGTTGAAAGGCAGTATGTACCAAATCAGAGTCAGCACGGCCTTCACCTCATCCTGGTATATCAAATCATCGATTCCCTTGAGATAATATGGTATATTTTCCTTTCTAAACTCTTCAAGAATTTCCTTCTTGTCCTTATGGCTTCTGAAGAGGACGCAGACATCACTGTACTTTGAAATCTTTCCTGATGACATCAGGTTCCTGATAATATAGGCTATTCCACGGTATTCCTCTTCGGGACTGTTGTTCTCAAGCATATAGACTGGCATCTTTGGCTCATTCACCGTCTTCAGGTCCTTAGGCGCTGACCGCTTTTGCCTGATGTATTTCTCATTGAAATCAACTATCTCGGATGTTGAGCGGTAATTGTTGACTAGAATCTTGTTTTCGAACTCATCGCTTCCGGCATAATCGTTGAAGAATTTAGGGTTTGCGGCCCTGAAGGAGTATATGCTCTGGTCGGCGTCGCCTACAACGGTGTATGTGTCGGACACCCCTTTCAGGATTTCAAAAATCTGCATCTGCACCGCATCAGTGTCCTGAAACTCGTCAATCAGTACATTCCTGTATGGAATCCTCTTCAGATTGTCCTCATCGGAGAGTATCTCCAATGCCTTGATTAGAAGGTAGTTCTGGTCGCAGATGTGTTCCCTTTCCATAAGGTCAATCCAGTCATTGTAGGACCTTGCAATCTGAAGGTAGCGTGCCTTGTACTCATCGCATCTGAAGTCCAATCGCTTGATTTCCTTTTTTGAAGGGTGTTGTGTTTCAGGATGTGTGCTGTAGAATTCCTCAATGTATTTGAGGTATTCATCGGATGGCCTGTACTTTGATTCCAAATATTCCACCAAAGCTTCAGAGTCGACCTCGAAAAGCGCATATTCATCATACTTTTTAAGAACCTGTCCTGACTCGTAGTTTCTCAGGTATGCGGGGCCCTTGAAGCCAAGCTCATGCTTGTGCTTGTTGAAGAACAGATTGCGCTCGGATTCCCTTTTGAGCAGGTTATATGGAATGTCTGAAAATTCCCTGAGTATTGAGCGGCAGAAACTATGGATTGTGCTTATTCTCATCTTGTTTATCGTGTTCAAGTCAAGCTTTGTGTCCTTCTTGAAACGCTCGCGCAACTCATCTGCCGCCTTGTTTGTGAATGTGATTACCAGCACGGATTCGGGATCGGCACCCTCATCAAGAAGATAGCACACCCTTTCGATGATTACCCGTGTCTTTCCGGCTCCGGGACCTGCATTTATCACCAGGGGCTTGTCTGTGTACTCGACAGCCTCCCTTTGATATTCGTCAAGCTCGACTTCAGGTGGGATTTCACGCACGACACATCGGTTTGCCTTCCTGACCGCCTCGAAATTCAGCTTGCGTGCCAATGGGTTGCCTTCGGTGTCGAAGAGTCTCAGTGTCAGAATGTGATTCTTTATGAAGCAGTCGAGATTTTCACACATGAGGTCAAGTACCTTCTGCTTGTCATCACTATTGAGGTCTTCAACAGTTATCATGTCATCACCCACAAGACCTATCAGGTGGGGCGCTATTGAGTTGACCTCAAGGTTGTCGACTATCAGGTAGATGTCGTCATTTGTTATTTTCGGATTATGGCCGAGGAAGGTGAAGTCATACTCGTAGTCAACCTGCAAATATTCCTCAATTGCCTCAAAGTAATCGTCATAGATAGATGTGAACAATATTTTATGGACGCTTTTCATATCCATTTCATTTAATGATAAAGAGGTGTCATTAAACACATCGATAGTCAGCTCCAACTCCTGTTGTGTCTGCTTGTTGAACAAATCCAGTATGACCTTGGATGTGGCGATGGCTAAGTGGTACTTTCGAAGCACAATCAACTTTTCCATGACCATGCACAGGTCATACAGATTACCATATTTACTTTTCAGAAAAGTAAAAACACTACTCTCTCTCATTATACTCATTGAAACGTTTGGTTAAAAAAATATTGTCTACATCTTCAGGTTGTATCGAACCGTTTTCAATATCATCCCTGATTTCGGAAACTATGGTGTTCCCCTCACTCTTAGAAAGGCCCTTGAAGCTGACCAGCTTTGAAAATGAATCACCGCTTCCCTCAACCAAATACTCCAGATTGGATAATGCCTGAGCCTTCTTTTTTTCGCTTCTTTGCATGCAGCGATTCAGGAACGTCCTTTTGATGCCATTTCTGAACTCCTTGGCATCCAATATCTCGCTTTGAATGTCGAGAACAATCTCGACGATGTCCTGCTCAATCAGATTTGGGTGATTTCGATATGCCTTCTTGATTATCAGGGTGTCATAGGCACGGCCCCTGATCATGTTCAGATCCTTGAGATATGTAATCTGCTTTACTGAATTGTTGAAGTAATATATCAATAGTCTCTTGATTTCAAAATCGGGAATGTTGTCGCTTATGATTTTCGCCCGAACCTTCTCATAGATTAGATCGATATCCTCATCAAGAATGTCATATCTTGCCAAAAATTTGATGTAGAATTCATTGTCCCTTCTTATTAGATTTGATAAATAGGTTATCTTGGATTCCTTCTGGCGATTGGTGACGCTCCTTTTAAAGTAATCCTCCAAAGTGGAGACTATATTAACTGGCATTATCTTATTGTCCTCAATGTCCCTTTTCAAGTCCTCAATGATGACTTCGCAATCATTCAGACTCAGGTCATAGGAATACAGTAGATAATTGAAAAACGGGCTGTCATAATCCCCTATGATTTCATCCAATCTTTGAATATTAAACTCATTTATCATTGAAAGATATTTTGTTTTAGATATGATAAATAACTTGTGTAAAAAAACGAAAATGAATTATACCGAATAACCGGGTAAAAAAAGCAAAGGAGAAAATTAACAAAGGTGAATATGTGAATGTTTTTGAAAAAAACCCGGTTAAACGGCTGTCAACGTTAAATATCATTTAAATTTGTGATCTCTCCTAAAATATTGAATAACTGACATCATATCCCTTCTTGATTCCTGCATAGAACCATTCCAGAGAATGTATGAGGTGTTCCGGCAAATTGAACACCCTTGTGATGAAAGCCGGAAAAGAGACAGTTTTCCAATGGCAGTATATTGACTTGAACCTGGAAAGCTGCTCGTAGTAGATGTACCTTCTGCGCCTGCTCTGGTTGTGAAGCTCCTCAGACTGGATGTCGAAAATCCTCTTGATTTCCAGTCTCATGCGGTTCATCGCATCGTAACTGTCCAGGTCATTGAGATTGCCCCTGAAGGTCAATCTCGCAAACTTATTGATCATCTGATTTAATTTCCTTTCCCTATCGAAATAAATCTCTCTTTGTGTTAATTTCTTAGATCTTGACATGTTTCCTCCCTTTAATATTGTCAAATTGACTTAGAAATTCCCTTGCTAGAATGTCATCAAAGACGTACCAGATTCTGTTTTCATTTAAGACCAATTCCCTTAACTCGCAGATGGAATCAGCCTCAAGCACATGTCCGAATTCCTTATAAGTGAATCTTCCCCCAAGGAACTGAACCCTAAAAAGCCCCGTATCGTTTTCCTGATAGTTGACTTTCAGCTCCAAGGTCAGTATTTCCTCAAAAAAGCATAAAACTTCCCTTAATCCATAATCCCTGATTTGGGATAAGTCCAACACTCCATAGTCAATTTCCTCAAGTGTTTTTACACTTAAAAATTCCACAATTTCTTCCGAATATTTAATGAAATTAAACTCCATTTGAACCTCTTAAATTACTAACAGCCATAAAAGACATGTATCCAGCAGTAAACCCAAATACGTGCTTCTCTTATTGTCCCCCCTATGTAGTTTGTAGAATATTAACAGCAAAGAAAATATCACCAGCATAAACTGGATTGCAGTTATGACATTTGTTATCATTTTATCATCTCCTCCATGATTTCAATGACACGCTTATTCAAGGGATTGTCCAAGGACAGGAATTCCCTGTTGCCGTCGCTTGAGCCGAACTCGGCAAAATAGACCTCCCTTCCACAGCCATTGTCGATTGACGCTCCGAAAGTTGCCTTACCGTCCTTGATTTTTACGCCGAAATCGGCGAACTCAAAGACAAGGACATCATCGAAGCTGTCAGGTTCAAAATATTCCTCTTCTCCACCATACACCAGCTGAAATTGGGTCTTGCCCTTCTTTTCAACGGACATGGAAAACACAAGGCGAACGTATATTCCATCCTGATGGGATTTCCTCTCGAGAAACTCGAAGAAATCGTCATCCATTTCCTCATAGGTGTATTTCTCATCTGCCTTGCCCACATATGTAGGCATGCTGTTGTCGGCTGCTAGTTCATCCACATAGAAATGAAACTCCCTATTTCCAGCCACTGAGTGTTCGACAGTCTCTTTAACATTTACATTAATCTCTTGACTCTTTTGCATTATTATTCCTCTAAATGATGATAGTTATAGTTCAAACATAGCATATGCTACGATAAGCCATTTACATATGTTGATTTTGGTTGATTCGGCTGTCCCGGTATTGGACAACCATATTGGTCTAAAAGAACGCTGCACTCCCATATGCAGTTGATTTAACTTGTGGTGTCATTTTTTATCAGCCCCTTTTTAATGTCAAAAAGTTCGTATAGAGTCTTGATTACAATTTAATAATGATGGTTAATTTCCAATAATTTAAAGTGCATTAAAACATTACTTTCAGGATGTATATAAAGGTTTGGATTTTTCAGTTTATGATAGCGTCCGCTAAACAGTGATAAATAAATAAAAAAAAGTTTCGTTCGTAAAAAATTGCTCGCTAAAAAAATAAAAAAGTAACTAGATATGAAATCTAGTTATTTAATTTCCGTTTTTAATTAATCTTGTTTCTTCCTTGACCAGAAACAGCCGAATATTGCGAAAACAGCAACTAAAAGATATGCAATCGGATTACCGGTAGCATGCATTGCTGGGCCATGAACTGGATTTTCAGGTTCGGGAGTAGGTTCTGGAGTTGGATCAGGTTTAGGAGGTACAGGTTTAACCTTTTGAATAACTTTAACGGTAGCATTATCGTCATTGTTAGTTAAATCACTTTCATTGACGCTGCATGTAACGTTTGCGTTATTTGTAATCAAACCTGGATTAATTACTTTACATAAGATATCCAAAGTAACTTTTTCTCCTTTAGCTAAATTACCTATTGTCCAATTACCAGTTTTTGCATCGTATTTACCTTTTGAAGCGGAATAACCGATGTATTTTACGCCGGATGGCATGACATCACTGACCCAAACGCCTTTTGCAGGGCTTGGACCATGGTTGACCACTTCAATAATCCAGTGCATGTAATCGCCGACATAGTAAACTTTCTTATCTGATGATTTGATGAGTTCCAAATCACAGATTTCAAATGCTTCAGTGGTATTGTTAGCATGGTTGTTGGTTTTATTGGAATCCGGAGTGGATGAATTAACATCTACAGGATTTGTAATGTTTCCAACGCTCAATACTCTAGTCACAATTGTGAGTGTAACGGTTGAAGCATTGTCAAGCTTACCGATTGTCCAAATATTGGTGTTCTTGTCAAAAGTACCCTTAGTAGCAGTGTATGAAACTAACCTCAATGAATCTGGAATGTCTTCCAAGACCTTTACGTCTAAAGCTGCGCTAGGACCATGATTGATTACAATTATAGTCCAGGTCAAGTC
Protein-coding regions in this window:
- a CDS encoding tetratricopeptide repeat protein, which gives rise to MTFSNIPDELHYEKEAGKVRFTFNGLSTSWMSLDDPFIKRIDEDNLNSEFLGQHITKEIEIKNTLDEAFSHLASEKYPRAIDDFDEVLYYDPDYAEALMGKSHALYCQRHFVKSLRYYKRAIKADESLEDWDYYKLLLEKSHEERDSFPKLKLNIYAGDELFAKGEFEKAVESYDRALANPSKFKDKILSKLLNKKASALVQLERYGDALKCFEKSGNDFSYFGQGYCEYKLDLPVNDRFRGYLDIDKKFQLQQAIILNELGFRDESKEICDYLSENHFKRDELYFALKELEDFFN
- a CDS encoding ATP-dependent DNA helicase, with the protein product MRESSVFTFLKSKYGNLYDLCMVMEKLIVLRKYHLAIATSKVILDLFNKQTQQELELTIDVFNDTSLSLNEMDMKSVHKILFTSIYDDYFEAIEEYLQVDYEYDFTFLGHNPKITNDDIYLIVDNLEVNSIAPHLIGLVGDDMITVEDLNSDDKQKVLDLMCENLDCFIKNHILTLRLFDTEGNPLARKLNFEAVRKANRCVVREIPPEVELDEYQREAVEYTDKPLVINAGPGAGKTRVIIERVCYLLDEGADPESVLVITFTNKAADELRERFKKDTKLDLNTINKMRISTIHSFCRSILREFSDIPYNLLKRESERNLFFNKHKHELGFKGPAYLRNYESGQVLKKYDEYALFEVDSEALVEYLESKYRPSDEYLKYIEEFYSTHPETQHPSKKEIKRLDFRCDEYKARYLQIARSYNDWIDLMEREHICDQNYLLIKALEILSDEDNLKRIPYRNVLIDEFQDTDAVQMQIFEILKGVSDTYTVVGDADQSIYSFRAANPKFFNDYAGSDEFENKILVNNYRSTSEIVDFNEKYIRQKRSAPKDLKTVNEPKMPVYMLENNSPEEEYRGIAYIIRNLMSSGKISKYSDVCVLFRSHKDKKEILEEFRKENIPYYLKGIDDLIYQDEVKAVLTLIWYILPFNPTNIAYYGDGGQWINLSSFTDRYYEASKVFKLSPKTMDILNDIETTYHANVVSIKGNYEAIDKSSNPNSIMSVVRDYSDDVLDEIFKRVGSIDISSYSREELREIGISDEHDLDFFEDLNELKSSLKEVRMTSLQIYYELLKITGYSDEVLSRKDFDAKKAALNLALISEIISDYENIMGKYDLNGLFNYLYRSLKYYSCPINEEEDNSQKVHIMTVHKAKGLEYPVVITASIKDRSFPLTFSSQRRDHFFNNSPVYPTPNRFLKYKVSEEKEAEEFNREEERVVYVANTRAEELLILSVVLPRAGIFIPKVLKDYEDDLVTIEPTDVIDMKKVTSHMVRDTNLFNQIEFEDVLEDYLFCPLKYNLESNLKFKNPKNINKFIDSKLRVIINRLHNDRFMTDWDSESIEYLVSEVIRSYSFASGERDIRELFNNFAEYWKEYGRNFDVVETAFKVSLEVLGYDINGVIDLIVRDGDGVSLVHFIRTRDNMRNYHSFYMELLGYYALALKDRMDVEVENLILYVLDEAKLYEIEFRESDFIENYLEGVVESISRNDYARHPVNCGECEFYGLTCQLERDSQ
- a CDS encoding DUF3800 domain-containing protein; this encodes MTRAASVDIKHANSIHYNGLQMADIIAWSIFQSVERNNSEFIDLIQNKSIKRVYEE